From the Erpetoichthys calabaricus chromosome 12, fErpCal1.3, whole genome shotgun sequence genome, the window CTGGGTCAACTGGAAGTCACCCAAAACAAGAGAGTccttctccctgcagcaccctctaaCGTCATACAAGAACCGCAACAGGGTTGTTCCtcaggactacaaatcccatggaTCCTTGCAGGGGTCTGGTTCAGCACCAGcagagcactgccatctattgtaTTGGGGGAGGAACTGCTCTTAATAAACAACCTACccaatccatccattaatctttcTCCCTGACTGGGATAATAATCCTGCCCCATCCCAGCTGGGTTAAGCCTACTCTCATGTTGTCCTTCCGTTATGGCTTCTCAGGCAGGCAAGGATCCACCTTCCATCCCAGTCCATCCTGCATGATGTTTACACACTGTGAACAGTTTCTTCAATCTTAATTCTTTAATTTATACTCAAAACCACTTGACCCTCAGCCCCTGGCTTCTGTACCTACAGCTAACACCCCATTGGGAAGAACCACTTAAGCCAAAGCTTCAATGGAATGAAGCAGCTGGTGAAAGTAATAAAAGTATAACACTGACAACTGGAGGATGAAAAGAGAGCACCATGTCAAGCAAAAGCCCAAAGAGCTGCTCAGAGATCACACACTCTGACTTTCTGGTTCTCCAGAGCAGGGAACCTCTCTGCTTTCTTGATTTCCTTATCTATGCCATACGCTTCTCCTTCTACTTAGATACACACAATTCTCTGCAGCAGGGACATACTGGCTCTActcattaaatttcatttacttCCCCACAATGTAAGAAGATTTCGATGCTGCAAAGGTCAAAAAATGTTGTGATAATATGGgaaatgctattaaaaacaaaacaggagtgatttgtgaattCCACTAATCGTGTACTATATTGAAAACACAACAACACCACCACCACAGCATTTGATGTTATACCTTGTGAATTtagttgtttttggtttttttttaaatatacactcATGTTATGATGATTGCAACACACTCTAGAAAAGAATGGAACAGTTGAGAGTTTACTGTTGTGTAACAtcaccatttttttaaatagcactTATTAAGGGTTTGACCACTGATGACACAAATTGGTTAAGTTTAGCTAAGAGGAACTTTCTGTTACTCAACCATCACGCACGTCTTCAGCTGTACAATTATACGGGGTCTTCGTTGCTGTATTTTGCACTTCATACTGCACCACCCATTCTCAATTGGAGGCCGGTCAGATCTGCAGGCTGGCCATTCTGACACCTTTGCTCTCTGCTTACGCAGCCACGCACTTGTCATCTGGGAAGAATTAGAATCACTTTTGTTTGGCAGACTTAATGCACAGGAATTTCACTTGGTAGGTTGGGAGAAgcttataataaaacaaaacatctcccacaaattactaaataatatatattataaacaacTGAAGAATAGTGCATTTACAAAGGGAATATGCCAATGAAAGCGTGAGTGTGTTGAGTGTGTATGCTCATGCggacatacatgtacatatactgtacacacacctCTACACAGCATATGAAAGAACGAGGAGGACAGGCTACAGTACCGGTTTGTGAGGGCTATGACTCTGGAAAAGAAACGCAGATGTCTCTTACTGTTGGTTTTAAGTGATCTAAAGCATTGACCAGAGGGGAGTTCTTGGAACAAGTGATGACCTGGGTGAGTCGATTCGGTGGTCATGCTTTGGACATGGTTTAGGACACTAGATGCATACAAATCTGCAACAAAGGGAGAGCACAGACAGTTATTACcacagcagacctcacaacatgCTGCTATTTATTTTAGGAGAGGACTGCCGCTGAAACAAACCAGTCAACAGCGGAGAATGTGATCACACTTTTAGTTATGGCTTTGTAGAATTGTACTAGGAATGGAAGagaaatatttcatttctttagttGGTGTAAAAAGTACAACTGCTGCTGAGTCTTCTTAATGATGGAAGTGGCGTTAATACCCCAGCGGAGTGTTTGCGATGGTTGTGCCTCAAAATTGGAAGTATTCCACCAAATTGACTACAGAATTATTGGTTTCTAGAGGAAGAGGTTGCTGTTTTGCGTAAGTTGATGACCACTTCCACTGTCTTGGTAGGGTTGAGTAcctgtttttttgcagcacaccAAGACAGAAGATGAGCTGCCTTCTTTCTGTATGCCATTTCATTTCCATTTGTAATTTGACCAATGATGATGGTGCTATCGGCAAACTAATGCAGTTTGGGTTGTCCTATTGGAAAATGCCGGGACATCCTTGTAAAACACAACatctggatggcagcatatgttgctccaaatgATGTACAGATCATTTTGCATTAATAAAGCCCTCAAAGGTACACACGGGCACTGACACACACTGACACACCTCATACCAAGACAGAGGCTGTCTTTTGGACTGAACGCTGATAACAGCATGGATGGTCCTTGTCCTCTTTGGCCCAGATAACACAATGGCTGTTTTTTCCAAAAACTTCTTCAAACATCAACTTATTAGACCACAAAACATGACTCCACTCTGCTAGATGAGACTGAGCCTAGAGAAGTCGATGAGGCTTCTGGACagtgttaattattattaatttaactgacacctttatccaaggtgacttacagggTGATAcatttggttgcatttcttttgttttcccaattgGCACATacgcaggtaaagtgacttgttcatggtaacacagtgtcagtagtaggatttgaacccacaaccttatggtgtaaagtccaaagccttaaccatgaCACCACATTGCCTTTATCTCTGTTTGGCTTTGGCTTTGCACAGTACAGCTTTAACGTCTATCTGTAGATGCACCTGTAAGTGGCTTACTGAAGCATTCATGAACCCACGTCATGATATCAATGACAAATGTTAGCCCATTTTCTGAGCCGTGACATCTGAGGGATTGGAGATCACACACATCCAGAAGTGGTTTCCTCTTTGCCATTTATGCACAGAGATTTGACCAGattctttaaatcttttaattatattatacacTGTAGTGGATGAAATGCCCAAAATCTTAAGGATATATTTGGGGAACATTGTCCTTAAAGTGCTAGATGATTAACTGACTTATCTGCTGGCAAACTGGACAGCCTTGACTTTGCTCTTGAATGACAAGAACAACTGGCTATCCCATTTCACGTCACCTTGTTATTTGTCCTAAACCGCCCCATCCTAACTTTTTTGAATGTGTTGCCGCCatcaatttcagaataaacaaTGCAGTTGATTAGGCAAAACAAGAAATACCTTGTCTTTTTACTGTTTACTTTGACTTGAGTTCAAACCAAAAGTTACCAGTCACTCCTTCTTGATTTTATTTGCATTCTTCATACTGTCCCAACTGTTTTTGGAACTGGGATGGTAACAGATGTATCTACACACTCCTAGCTCAATGGCTCTGCAAATACTTGTTGAGTGGATTTAAGAAGGAACGCTTATCGCTTGGAACGACTAATGGTCAGACTCCTATTCCATGCCTCTCAGATTTACATCAAacacataaatgttgtaagtcttcCCTGGATAATTCAAGAATGCTTTCCTAGGGCTACACTCAATGTATGATGGGCTTTCTTCTTTTCTACCTCATGATATTCTTATAGCTACAGCACAAGACTTCACCCAACTAGGAATAAATTCTGATGTTTATGGAGACTTTGAACCCTTCTGCCAGACTGGTAACACTAATATtcacaatcttaatgcatttttcattctaattcGGCCATTTGCtaaagaatttgttttaatatataattaatatttaatatcatATCAAATGGGTTGTCCAAATTAGTACTTGTGATGTTTATGATTTTTCATTTGATGTAATGGAGAGTAACAGCTGTAAGAAGTATATCTGACCTGAGCTGATTGCGGGCAAAAATAATTTATTCCATATCTTCTTTCTATATTCTTAAAGACAGGCATAGAGAGGGGTCATTCATTCTGGTCCCACAGATTTCATACCTTATTTCTCTTTTGGACATCTGTGGGTCTTCTCGATTCAAATAAGGATGACAGGAGATGTGCAatggtgtatgtgtgtttgtgggcTTGTATTATCTTAAATTCCATGAAGTGCTGAAACAGGATGTGGCtttcagttgtttttattttgcatttacctAAGTATCAAACCAAAAGATGATCAACGGGATACAAAAGATGTTCTGGTTAAATCTCTGTAGCAGGTCACCTCCTCTCCTGTGTATTGAGCAATCATCTGAATTCTGCAGACATATTTTCAAATCTAACCCTTTAAAGGCTCTCCTGTAGTGCTAGTTTTGACTCACTATGCATTGTAATGTTTGTTGATttctaaagttaataaagctCGCTGTTTCTTGGCTTGCACCACCAACTTTAAACCCCTGTAATTACATCTACAGAGATTTTGCACATATTGTGCACCATAGTGCATTAATAAATGCCCATATATTCCAATTACTTTCTAGTGCATTAAAAAGAGACACTTTTCTTAGTTTCAAAAACTTTAagatagcaaaaaaaataaaacaataatagttATTTTGTGCATTTCTATTTGTCCCACATCCTTCCCTACAGGTTCAGAGtgcattttcaaatgaaatgcaACTCTCTACCCACCTGCAGCAGAAAGATGGCAGCATGCCAGTGCTACTGATGCTTTAGAAACTGAAACAAGTGTCAggtcaaaaaaaaacacatcactacTTTGATCTTTTTCTTCAAAAAATGAGAAGTAacgttttcacaaaaaaaaaaaaaagttaagtattgTAACAGATGAATTGTTCAGTGTAACAGACAAGAATATGAAACTCTGCGGCTTGTACCTCACTTCTTCTGTATGCTTGTTATCACTGACTTACAGTTGCAGCAGAAGGCttgaataaaatccatccatGGAAGTGACCACAGTCTTgtttcaggttacatttatattcatagacTTCTCAGTCCACTTTCTCAAGCCCCACAATTCTGTCCAGGAAATTGGCAAATTCCTCAGTTTTCCCAGGCAAAAGTGGTTTAAGAGCAGATAGTTCCATGCTCTTCATTGTGTCAGTGAGTGTCctgaaaagacagaaaaataaaatactttaatcACTAGCCATTAAAATGAAGACACAGTGCACGTAATCCCTTTGAAAGCAGAAGCAGCCTTGTGATAGGAGAGTGCTCATTAACTAACCAAGGTAACTCATTcagatggaaaaaaaacacaagaagcaGCAGTTGGTTTCCtcaaataacattttacattaatttacttAACATCCATTTTAATAGTTTTCAGCTCATTTTGTGGCTACTTCAACTCCTTGTATTTCTTAAAACTTGTGAGCAGGATTTTACATTTAATGAAGCCATTAGGACTGTACTACTATTTAGAAAACCTGGCATATTTTTTCCTGAATTCATTTATCTAAAATCAGCTTTAACACATGCATTTAGTAACAACATACATTTCGTTTTAATATTTCTCCTATGGTTGCATTACCCTACAATAAGTACAAATCTTTTagattagatacattttattaatcccaaggggctaattcagatgcatacagcagcagaaacataaaaacagactcacaggacaaataatacagccaatcaatcaattgatatgtaaataaaaataaataaattatagatgtacagtatattgtttagatatttcaaaatgatatttcaaaataaacttaatcaGTGACATGGGAGGAAGCACTGAAATGCCTGATAGCTGTGGGCAGAAAGGaccccccagaggcacttcttagcacaccatgctagaatgagcctgtggcaaatgtgctccaagacagcacctcctggagggcaTGGAGGTGATTTTTCATGATTGTATCCAACTTTGccaccttactctttttctgtaACAGCTTCCAGTGTTTCCAGGGTTCGTCCTGTGATTGagaaggctttcctgataagatGATTCAGgcattgcatttcttttgtgCTCAACTTGCttctccaggagactgcagcTTAAAACATTACACTGgatactatggactgatagaataTTTCCAGTAGGCCGTTGCACACATCGAAACACCTGAGTCTACTTAGCAAGTGCAATCTGCTTTGGCCCTTCTtctacagtgccactgtgttgtcagaccagtccaccaccaccagctcttttgtcttgctgatgttgagttgcaagttGTTGTACCTGCACCACAAGACGAAGTCCACCACAACCATCCTGTATTCTGACTTGTCTCCATTTGCAGCCTATAatggacgagtcatctgaaaatttctgtaaatggcaagcgctggtattgtgctggaagtctgtt encodes:
- the zgc:92907 gene encoding UDP-N-acetylglucosamine transferase subunit ALG13 homolog isoform X2, whose protein sequence is MDNHQLELARQLHRDGHLYYCTCKTLTDTMKSMELSALKPLLPGKTEEFANFLDRIVGLEKVD